In Paenibacillus guangzhouensis, a single window of DNA contains:
- a CDS encoding glycoside hydrolase family 38 N-terminal domain-containing protein: MTANQPWKIYAIHHSHTDVGYTERQEKIQQYHVDFIRQTLHILREIESGRRPEWKGFKWVCETFWPIESFLKKATDEEKKEFAAGVRRGDIGLSGTYLNMSELIGKELFESMLGRIKAYGESIQVPVTSVMTADITGFSWGYGEVLLDAGIQNLITCIHTHHSMFPLWKKQQPFWWEMPNGERLLTWNGEHYVFGNDLGLMPGLGGSYTIKDELDTSKGVTFEMAEIRIQRYIDRLEQDGYAFRFAPVMFSGLPTDNGSPNAEVMDFVGRWNAQHGDRVQIVPATLEDFFAEVRAHAEQHPDDIPVHRGDWPDWWTDGVGSTPKHVQVYREAQRVYQKVKRLDPNREIVSKEVMEDMEYQLTLFAEHTWGYHSSVTEPWNPFVQELGLRKEAFAANASTAAHRALYDILEAKGDALLAPHRPMKFKLHNPFGYVQEDFAHLIMEGWHYDLIKDGFEVRDVESGEVYTSQLRVAPRGVIISIPVTLQPGEEKTIHIQAVAPSNPRTAFQNDVVGSDRMMDVDISSDGQPFKVTSTYIETPFVHIAWTKGAGITSWIDKRTSKDMLRSDRNHNAFTPVYDITRAPKVSDMYEVRRKMGRNRKGPDAEISVGILTNVDIVMQGDVYGTVQLTFEVAGCSHYSLFVTAYANHPRVDVAVRMHKDSVWDPENLYISLPFGSPITSDAEELWIDKMDVLTRPRKDQLPGSLADYYCLGEGAAYVAAQGGVAIAMPDTPLIQLGSLDHQFRFLNGDAKLAQDPGHLYSWAMNNYWETNFTATLGGFYEFRYLVTWGEQLHTPEAAMNACRSMNAGILGWRVW, from the coding sequence ATGACAGCGAACCAACCATGGAAAATCTACGCGATTCATCATTCACATACGGATGTCGGTTATACCGAAAGACAGGAAAAAATCCAGCAATACCATGTCGATTTCATTCGTCAGACGCTTCACATCCTGCGGGAGATCGAGTCGGGGAGACGCCCGGAATGGAAGGGCTTCAAGTGGGTCTGCGAGACCTTCTGGCCAATCGAGTCTTTCCTCAAGAAGGCGACCGACGAGGAGAAGAAGGAATTTGCAGCTGGCGTACGCCGCGGCGATATTGGACTATCCGGCACGTACCTCAATATGAGTGAATTGATTGGGAAGGAACTATTCGAATCGATGCTTGGGCGTATTAAAGCGTATGGCGAGTCGATTCAGGTACCTGTGACATCTGTGATGACCGCCGATATTACCGGTTTCAGTTGGGGTTATGGCGAAGTGCTGCTGGATGCAGGCATCCAGAACTTGATTACATGCATTCATACGCATCATTCGATGTTCCCGCTCTGGAAGAAACAGCAGCCGTTCTGGTGGGAAATGCCGAATGGCGAACGCCTGCTAACATGGAATGGCGAGCATTACGTGTTCGGCAATGATTTGGGACTCATGCCAGGGCTTGGCGGATCGTACACGATTAAAGATGAGCTGGATACAAGCAAAGGCGTCACCTTCGAGATGGCCGAAATTCGGATTCAGCGTTATATCGACCGTCTAGAGCAGGATGGGTACGCATTCCGATTTGCGCCGGTCATGTTCTCCGGCCTGCCGACGGATAACGGTTCACCGAATGCGGAAGTGATGGACTTCGTTGGACGTTGGAATGCCCAGCACGGTGACCGGGTTCAGATCGTGCCAGCGACCTTGGAGGATTTCTTCGCCGAAGTCCGCGCGCATGCGGAGCAGCATCCGGACGACATCCCGGTGCATCGCGGCGATTGGCCGGACTGGTGGACAGACGGCGTAGGTTCGACACCGAAGCATGTCCAAGTCTATCGTGAGGCGCAGCGTGTCTATCAGAAGGTGAAACGGCTTGATCCGAACCGCGAGATTGTATCAAAAGAAGTCATGGAAGACATGGAGTACCAATTAACGCTGTTCGCTGAGCATACATGGGGTTATCATTCTTCGGTAACAGAACCTTGGAACCCGTTCGTCCAAGAGCTTGGACTGCGTAAGGAAGCCTTTGCGGCGAATGCCAGCACGGCGGCGCACCGCGCATTGTATGACATTCTGGAGGCGAAGGGTGACGCGCTGCTCGCGCCGCATCGTCCGATGAAGTTCAAGCTGCACAATCCATTCGGATACGTACAAGAGGATTTCGCGCATCTCATTATGGAGGGCTGGCACTATGATCTGATCAAGGACGGCTTCGAAGTCCGCGATGTAGAGAGCGGCGAGGTGTACACATCGCAGCTTCGTGTGGCGCCGCGCGGCGTTATTATTAGCATACCGGTGACGCTCCAGCCTGGCGAAGAGAAGACGATTCATATTCAAGCGGTTGCACCGAGTAACCCTAGAACCGCATTCCAAAACGACGTTGTCGGTTCGGACCGCATGATGGATGTCGACATCTCAAGTGATGGACAGCCGTTTAAGGTGACATCGACCTATATCGAAACGCCATTCGTTCACATCGCGTGGACGAAAGGGGCGGGGATTACGTCTTGGATCGATAAACGGACGTCGAAAGACATGCTGCGCAGCGATCGCAACCATAACGCTTTTACGCCGGTGTATGATATCACGCGTGCACCGAAGGTGAGCGATATGTACGAAGTGCGCCGGAAGATGGGGCGCAATCGGAAAGGACCGGATGCGGAGATTTCGGTAGGCATCTTGACGAACGTCGACATCGTGATGCAAGGCGATGTGTATGGCACGGTGCAGCTCACGTTCGAGGTTGCAGGCTGTTCGCATTATTCGTTATTCGTTACGGCGTATGCGAATCATCCACGCGTGGACGTGGCCGTCCGTATGCACAAGGATAGTGTATGGGATCCGGAGAATCTATATATATCGCTTCCATTTGGAAGTCCGATCACGAGCGATGCGGAAGAATTGTGGATTGATAAGATGGACGTGCTGACACGCCCTCGCAAAGATCAATTGCCAGGCAGTCTAGCGGATTATTATTGTTTAGGTGAAGGTGCAGCTTATGTCGCGGCTCAAGGCGGCGTTGCGATTGCGATGCCGGATACGCCGCTAATTCAGCTCGGCTCGCTGGACCATCAATTCAGATTTCTTAACGGGGATGCGAAGTTAGCACAGGACCCGGGACATTTATATTCGTGGGCGATGAACAACTATTGGGAGACGAACTTTACGGCGACGCTTGGTGGGTTCTATGAATTCCGCTATCTCGTGACATGGGGAGAACAGCTCCATACGCCGGAAGCAGCAATGAATGCATGCCGCAGCATGAACGCAGGGATTTTAGGATGGCGGGTATGGTAG
- a CDS encoding carbohydrate ABC transporter permease — MVEGKSLGNKLFRVFNYTFLILLAVACLIPLIHILAVSLSSNVAASAGIVKLWPKEFTFKSYEFVLSKGEFLLSLWVTVKRVVLGTILSMFLSILIAYPLSKNGRELKFRTGYAWYFVFTILFSGGLIPWYMTIRSTGLLDSIWALIIPGAVPVFNVILLLNFYRGLPKELEEAAFVDGAGHWKTLWRIYVPLSMPSIATIGLFTVVGHWNAWFDGLILMNSQDNYPLSSYLQTVIVQASLTNMSAEQLANLATVSDRTVKSAQIFVGALPILAFYPFLQKYFVKGMVLGGVKE, encoded by the coding sequence ATGGTAGAAGGAAAATCACTTGGCAATAAATTGTTCCGAGTATTCAACTATACGTTCCTTATTCTATTAGCTGTCGCATGCCTGATCCCGCTGATTCACATTTTAGCCGTCTCCTTAAGCTCGAACGTTGCGGCAAGCGCCGGGATTGTGAAGCTGTGGCCGAAGGAATTTACATTCAAATCCTATGAGTTCGTGCTGTCGAAGGGAGAGTTTCTGCTCTCCCTGTGGGTAACGGTGAAGCGGGTCGTGCTAGGAACCATACTCAGTATGTTCCTATCGATTTTAATCGCATACCCGCTATCTAAGAACGGGCGGGAGCTTAAGTTCAGAACAGGTTATGCATGGTATTTCGTATTTACGATCCTGTTCAGCGGTGGCTTGATTCCATGGTATATGACGATTCGTTCAACGGGACTGCTCGATTCGATCTGGGCTCTGATCATACCGGGCGCCGTCCCTGTATTTAACGTGATTCTGCTATTGAACTTCTATCGGGGCTTGCCGAAGGAGCTGGAGGAGGCGGCATTCGTGGATGGGGCTGGCCATTGGAAGACGTTGTGGCGCATCTATGTTCCATTATCGATGCCGTCCATTGCAACGATCGGGCTATTTACGGTCGTTGGGCATTGGAATGCTTGGTTCGACGGATTGATCTTGATGAACTCACAGGACAATTATCCGTTGTCCAGTTATTTGCAGACGGTGATCGTGCAAGCCAGCTTGACGAACATGTCCGCGGAGCAGCTTGCGAATCTGGCTACCGTATCCGATCGGACGGTCAAATCGGCGCAAATTTTTGTCGGCGCTTTGCCGATTCTAGCTTTTTATCCGTTTCTGCAGAAATATTTCGTCAAAGGGATGGTCCTTGGCGGGGTAAAAGAATAG
- a CDS encoding ABC transporter permease, translating to MKKQLPLHLMLIPGIILVFIYSYIPMVGSIMAFQKYIPSKGLFDSKWVGFKNFHYLFNMPDFYQVLWNTVFIAVMKIIFGLIVPIAIAILLNEIGKSFVKRWIQTLIYLPHFLSWVILGGVLIDILSPSNGLVNQFLGWFSIKPIFFLGDNNWFPFTIILSDIWKEFGFSTIVYLAALTTINPSLYEAAVIDGASRWKQTWNITLPGIMPVIILMATLSLGNVLNAGFDQIFNLYSPLVYESGDILDTLIYRIGLIDAQYGVATALGLFKSLISFALVSISYWLAYKIADYRIF from the coding sequence ATGAAAAAGCAGCTTCCACTCCACTTAATGTTAATCCCTGGCATCATTCTGGTATTTATCTATAGCTATATTCCGATGGTAGGATCCATCATGGCCTTCCAGAAGTATATTCCGTCGAAAGGGTTATTCGATTCGAAATGGGTGGGCTTCAAGAACTTTCATTACCTCTTCAATATGCCGGATTTCTATCAAGTGTTGTGGAACACCGTCTTTATCGCTGTGATGAAAATAATATTCGGATTAATCGTTCCGATCGCCATTGCCATTCTCTTGAATGAGATCGGCAAAAGCTTCGTGAAACGGTGGATTCAGACTTTGATATATTTGCCGCACTTTCTCTCGTGGGTCATCCTTGGCGGCGTACTGATCGATATTTTATCGCCTTCGAATGGACTTGTGAATCAATTCCTCGGCTGGTTCTCGATTAAGCCGATCTTCTTCTTGGGGGATAACAATTGGTTTCCGTTCACGATTATCCTCTCGGATATTTGGAAGGAATTCGGATTTAGCACGATCGTATATTTAGCCGCATTAACCACGATTAATCCAAGTCTCTATGAAGCTGCTGTTATTGATGGTGCGAGCCGTTGGAAGCAGACGTGGAACATTACGCTTCCTGGCATCATGCCGGTTATTATCCTGATGGCGACGTTAAGCCTCGGGAATGTGCTTAACGCCGGATTTGACCAAATATTCAATTTGTATAGTCCACTTGTCTATGAGAGTGGAGATATTCTAGATACGTTGATCTACCGTATTGGGTTGATCGATGCGCAATACGGTGTCGCTACAGCGCTGGGACTGTTCAAGTCGCTCATTTCCTTCGCGCTCGTCTCCATATCGTATTGGCTCGCATACAAGATTGCAGACTATCGCATTTTTTAG